ATGCACTGGAAGAGGTGTTGTTTCGCGGTTTTTTGCAGGGTTACCTGGAGCAACAGGTGACGCCGTTGCGTGCGGCCTGGCTCAGTGGCGTGGCGTTTGCGGCCTGCCATGCCTTCCTGGCCCTGAGTGTCACCCAGTTGGGCTGGCCGGTGTTGCTGTTTACCCTGATCGAAGGGCTGGCCTGCGCGCTGGTGCGCATGCGCTATGGCGTGCTGGCGGCGACGCTGACCCATGGCACGGCAATCCTGTTGATTGCCGTGCCTTACATGGCTTGAGTTGAAATACGCCCCTGCCACCTTTGTTAACCGCGTTTATTCAGAGGGCAGCGCCGGCGTGCGCGGCGGAATCAGGCGTTTGCTGCCCGTCGCCTCATACGCCGCCGCAAACCGCAGCAGCGCCGAATCATCATAGGCACGCCCGGCAAAGGTGAGCCCGACCGGCATGCCGATATCCGCCATCACGCCCATGGGCACGGTGACGGTGGGCACGCCCAGGTGGCGGATCGCAAGGTTACCGTTGGCCACCCACACGCCGTTGCTCCAGGCAATGTCGGCGCTGGCTTCGTTCACATCGGCGTCCGCAGGGCCTACATCGGCCACGGTCGGGAACAGCACCGCGTCCAGCCCCAGCGTGTCCATCCAGTCCTCCAGGTCGACCCGGCGGGTTTGCTCCAGGCCACGCAGGCCGTCGGGTACGCTGTGGATTTCATTCCACGCAGTGATGCCGCGCTCGGCCATGCGCACGTATTCGTCCATGCCGGCCGCCAGGTCGTCTTCACGGTTGGGCAGGGTGCCCGGGTCGTGGGGGAAGATCTTCGGCCCGTCCACGTCTGCCAGGCGGTTGAGCGCCGGGTCGTTGTTGGCGCGCAGGAAGTCGTCAAAGGCCCAGGCCGAAAGCTCCCACAGTTCATCGTGCAGGAATTGCTTGGAAACCAGGCCACGGGTAAACACGGTCGGTGCGCCCGGGCGGTCGCCTTCGCAGTTGGACACCAGCGGGAAGTCCACCTCAATCACTTCGGCGCCGGCCGCTTCGAGGGCCTGGCGGGCGGCTTGCCACAGGTCGATCACGCTGGCGCGGGTGTTGATCTTCTGCCCGGTCGGGCCGCCGATGCCGGGTTTTTCGCTGGTGCCGGCCTCGGGGTCGGCGTTGATGTACATGCGCGGCACGCCGAAGCGTTTGCCGGCGAGGGACTCAGCGCTCACGGCCAGCTCAGCGTAGGACGCCGGGCGCACCGAGGCGGCGCTGGGGATCGGCACCCAGGGTTGCAGACGCCACAGGTCGCCGCGGGTGTCCGGGTCATCGGCCACCACCACGTCGAGCACTTCCAGCAGGTCGGCCATGGTGCGAGCGTAGGGCACTACCACGTCCATGGTCGGTGTCAGCGGCCAGTTGCCACGCACCGAAATCACCCCACGGGACGGGGTGTAGGCGCACAGCCCATTGTTGGATGCCGGGCCGCGCCCGCTGGACCAGGTTTCTTCAGCCAGACCGAATGCCGCAAAGCTCGCAGCGGTGGCGGTGCCGGCACCGTTGGAGGAGCCGGAGGCGAACGGCGCGGTCAGGTAGTCGGCGTTATACGGGCTTTCGGCACGGCCATACACGCCACGCTGCATCCCGCCATTGGCCATCGGCGGCATATTGGTCTTGCCCAGGCAGATAGCGCCACCGGCCCGCAGGCGTTCGATGGTAAAGGCGTCGCGCTGGGCAACCAGCTTGGCGAAGGCCGGGCTGCCGGAGGCGGCGGTCAGGCCTTTGACCAGGTAACTGTCCTTGGCGGTATAGGGAATGCCATCCAAAGGCCCCAAGGTTTCGCCCTTGGCCCGGCGCGCATCAGCCGCCTCGGCTTCTTTAAGGGCTTCGGGGTTGCGCACCACCACGGCGTTAAGTGCGCCGTCGTAGGCATCGATTCGCGCCAGGTACGCCTGAACCAGTTCAACGGCAGTGGTCTGGCCGGTTTCAAGCGCAGCGCGCAATTGGGCAATCGAGACTTCGGTAACTTGCATCAGGTTTTTTTCGCCGCCTTCAGATGGGGGTATGGCGGCAGTCTACGTACAGATATTTCACAAAACCAGTGCGGCATAATCATCATAGGCGCCGCGATTGCCGTCGGCGCGATTGCGAGACGCAGCGCCTTATCGCTAAGGTGGGCCTCGATTATTTCAAGGAAGAGACAATGCACAGACCCTATATCGCCCTGGCTGCTTTGCTTGGGTTTTCGCTGTACACCCTGGCCACGATGCTCACGGCAGAGCAGTCGCTGCTGGCCTTTGGGCTGGAATTGATGTCGCGGCCGGACACTGCGCAGGTGGTGATTGATCTGTACCTGATGGCGGTGCTGGGGTGTGTGTGGATGTACCGGGATGCGCGCCAAAGAGGGCGCTCGGCAGCCTCGGTGTTGCCTTATTTGTTGCTGACGGCGGTGTTCGTGTCGGTGGGGCCGCTGCTGTATATCGTGGTGAATGGATTCTGTGGCGAGCGAGCCTGCTCGCGTTCGGCCACGAAGCGGCCCCAAGACCCGACGCCAGGGTCTGACTGACACAACCCGGGGGCTTGATGGGGCTGCTGCGCAGCCCAACGCGAGCAAGCTCGCTCGCCACAGAGGGTGATTAGTTGTAGGACCCGGCGCCGGTGCGGTCCACCAGGCGAATGCTGTCGCGGCCGCCACGTTTGGATTCGTAGAGCGTGGTATCGCCTTGCTCGATCAAGGCCGCGAGGCTGGCGGGCGGTTGGTCGAACAGGTTGGCGCCAATGCTCAGCGTCACCGGCTGCGGGGTGGCGAAGGTCTGCGAGGCCAGTTGCTGAAACTGGTCGCGCAGGCGGCTGCCCAGCTCGACTATCTGCTCGGTGGTGGCCTGGTTCAGCAGGATCAGGAATTCATCACCGCCGAGGCGCGCCGCCATCGCGCCCTGGGGCACCACCCCGCGAATCATCTCGCTCAAGGCGATCAACAAACGGTCGCCTGCGGTATGGCCGTAGAGGTCGTTGACGCCTTTGAAGTTGTCGATATCGATCAGTAGCACCGCGCCCGGTTGCGCGGGTGACACTTGGGCCAGCAGGCGTGGTGCGCGCAGATCCAGCGCACGGCGGTTGTACAGGGCGGTGAGCGGATCGCGGGCGGCGAGGCGGGCGATCTGCTGTTCACGCCGGTAGCGCTCGGAGCCGGTCATGGACAGCGCGATCAGCATGATCGCCATGGCGCCTTCCACCAGGGAAACCTGGATGATTTCGCCCTTGAACGCGGCGAGGTCGATCAAGGTGCCCGGGATCACTACCGACAGCGCCTTGGCCACGTAGAACCCCCCCGTGCACCAGCAACACATAGCGCAACTGCACGGCGCCGATGCTCAGCGATTTGCCATGGGGCCGCAGCAGGAAACTCGCCCGCAGGGTCGGCAGCGCCACCAGCAGTGACTGCACCGCCAGCATGGCTTTGGACCAGGGCAGGTCGGGCGGCAACATCAGCATGCCCAGCCAGATAACCAGCATCAGCAGCCACAGCCGCGACAGGCGCACCTGGGTGAACCGCGCCACGCCGAGCAAAAACAGGAAGTGCGCGGTCACCAGCAAGCCATTGGCGAACCAGATGCCGATCACCAGATAGCCATTGATGCGCAGCAAGGCGAGGGTGGAACCGACAGTGATCGTGGCGAAACCGGCGCTCCAGTACAGCAGCGAGGGTTCGCGCACGCTGCGCCATTCCACGGCCAGGTACAGGGCGGCGGCGGCTGCCAGGGCAACGGTGAGTGCCAAAATAGTGGGAGGGTCGAGCGTCATTTCGTGTCGGGTCTGCCTGCGGGTGCGTTTAGACCGGGATTGTAAGCGCACACGCAGGTTTTTCAGAGCACGAACGGTAATGGCATACAGCCAGCCGATGATCGGTGGTTCAGACGCCTTTGGTCGAGGGCAGCAGGATTGTCAGAATCCCCACCAGCGGCAAGAACGAACAGATCTGGTAGACGTACGCGATGCCGTGGCTGTCGGCAAGCAAGCCCAGCAAGGCCGCGCCGATGCCGCTGAAGCCGAACATCAGGCCGAAGAAGATCCCCGCGATCATGCCCACATTGCCCGGCACCAGTTCCTGGGCGAAGACCACGATGGCCGAAAACGCCGAGGCCAGGATAAAACCGATCATCACGCTGAGCACGGCGGTCCAGAACAAATCGACATAGGGCAGGGCCAAGGTGAAGGGTGCCGCGCCGAGGATCGAGAACCAGATAACTTTCTTGCGGCCGATCTTGTCGCCGATCGGGCCGCCGGCGAAGGTGCCCACGGCGACCGCACCGAGGAACAGAAACAGGTACATCTGGGAACTGGCGACCGACAGCTGGAATTTCTCGATCAGGTAGAAGGTGAAGTAGCTGGTCAGGCTGGTCATGTAGAAATACTTGGAGAACACCAGCAGCGCCAGCACCACCAGGGCAAACGTCACGCGGCCTTTGGACAAACCATGGGTGGCCTTGGCGCCTTGCTTGAGTTTGAACAGGTTGAGGTGGTTGCGGTACCAGCGGCTCAACCCATAGAGCACCAGTATCGCGAACACCGCAAACAGGCCGAACCAGGCGATATGGCTCTGGCCGTAAGGAATGATGATCGCCGCCGCGAGCAAGGGCCCCAAGGCGCTGCCGGTGTTGCCGCCGACCTGGAAGGTCGATTGCGCCAAGCCATAGCGCCCGCCGGAGGCCAGGCGCGCAACGCGTGAGGTTTCCGGGTGGAAGGTCGATGAGCCGACGCCTACCAGGCCCGCTGCCAGCAGAATCGCCGGGAAGCTGCCGACAAACGCCAGCATCAGGATGCCGACCAGGGTGCACACCATGCCCGCCGGCAACAGCCACGGCTTGGGGTGGCGGTCGGTGTGGTAGCCGATCCACGGCTGCAGCAGCGAGGCGGTCAGTTGGAAGGTCAGGGTGATCAGGCCCACTTGGGTGAACGTCAGCCCGTAGTTGGCCTTGAGCATCGGGTAAATCGACGGCAGCACGGCCTGGATCAGGTCATTGATCAAATGCGCCAGGGCACAGGCGCCGAGGATGCGCATGACTAACGGGCTTACTTGGGGCGGACTCGATGTTGCGGCAGGTGATGCGGTCAGGGTCGACATGCAGGCATTCCAATCAAGGCAGCAAACAGAGGCAGTCAGTACGGATGCTGGCTGCCCATTTCAAATTGTTTCGGCATTCATGCTAGATTCGGTACAAATGCCTGTCTCGCGTAATTCGGGAGGCAACCATCGCAAAAAGGGCGAAATGATCAAATCACTGGATAAATTTCTGCAGGAGATCGACGCGGGCGAGTGGGCGGTCATCAGCTCGGCCACCGACTACCCGGAAAACTGGGTGATCCCTGAGCATAGCCACGAAAAGCACCAACTACTCTACGCGACCGAAGGCGTGATGGTGGTGCATTCGGCGCAGAACCAATGGACGGTGCCGCCCAATCGCGGTTTCTGGATGCCCAGCGGGCACGTGCATTCCCTGCGTTGCGTGGGGCCGCTGAAAATGCGCAGCGTGTTTGTACGCCCCGACTGTTTCCCCAACTTGCCCACCGAGACCAAGGCGGTGAGCATTTCGCCGCTGCTGAGCGAGCTGATCAAGGCCTCGGTGAGTTTGAAACCGCCGTATGCCGAAGACTCGCGGGACGCACGGATCATGCACCTGATCCTCGACGAGCTGGCCTTGTTGCCGGCCTTGCCGCTGTCGCTGCCGCAGCCCGCCGACCCACGCATCCACCGGATCTGCGAGGCCTGGCAGGACGACCCCGGCGACGCTTCCACCGTGGCCGACTGGAGCGAGCGCCTGGCCCTGGACCAGAAAACCATTCAGCGGCTGTTCCGCAAGGAAACCGGCATGACCTTCGGCCAGTGGCGCCAACAGGCACGGCTGCTGCTGGCGCTGGAGCGCATTGCGGTGGGGCAGAAGATTATCGATGTGGCCCTGGAGCTGGGCTATGAAAGCCCCAGCGCGTTTACCAGCATGTTCAAGAAACAGTTTGGCAAGACGCCGAGTCTGTTTTTCAGGTAGGGCTATTGATCGCCAGTGGTCAAATTGGCGTAGAAGATGCAGCCGATCAGCCGCGCAAACAGGCTGAGGGTTTCCGGCAGGTTGGGGTCGTCAAACAGCATCGCCCTGGAATCCAGCGCACACAACGCACCGAACAGGCGGCCATCGGGCAGGAAGATCGGCGCTCCGGCGTAGCTCTCGATGGCGTATTGCTTGACCACCGGGCGTGCGGCAAAACGGCCATTCTGGCTGACTTGCGGGATAAACAAGGTCTGCGGGTTGATGCAGAACTCACTGCACAGGGTGGTTTCGAGGTCGAGCACGTCATTGACATGAATGCCCATGTCGACGGTGTCGTGCACCGAGCAGACGACCCATTCGAGGTCGGTGAACTTGGCGATGCCGGCAAAGCGCATGCCGGTCAGGCGGGTAACCAGCTGCAGGATGCTGGTGGTGGCTTCTATTTCGGCGATGGCAGCGCGTTCATCGGCGCTGAGTAATGACTGTGCGTAGGTGACGCTGGGGACCATGCTAAACACTCCAACGGCGTGGCGGCCGAGGCCGCCACGCACGATCTGTCTCAGTTAATGCGTGGATGCTGCTGCACCAGATTCTGGCGCTTGGCTTCCAATGCGGCAATCTCGGCGTCGATGTCTTCGATTTTCTGCTCGATATTGTCGTGATGTTCCTGCAGCAACTCCTTGGCTTCTTCCATATCGGAAGCGGCCGGCGCTGCGCCGCGCAGGGGTTTGTTGGCGGTTTCCTTCATGGTCAGGCCGGTGATCAGGCCAATCACGGCAAACACCATCAGGTAATAGGCGGGCATGAACAGGTCGTTGGTGCTTTCCACCAGCCACGCCACGGCGGTCGGCGTGACACCGGCGACCAGTACCGAGATGTTGAAGGCACTGGCCAGCGCGCTGTAGCGCAGGTGGGTGGGGAACATCGCGGGCAGGGTCGAGGCCATCACGCCGATAAAGAAATTCAGGATCACGGCGAGGATCAGCAGGCCGGCAAAGATCAGCCCGGTCTTGCCGCTGGTAATCAGCATAAAGGCCGGAATCGCCAGGAACAGCAGGCCGATGCTGCCGGCGATAATGAAGGGCTTGCGGCCGATCTTGTCGCTGACAAAGCCGATAAATGGCTGCACAAACAGCATGCCGACCATGATTGCGATGATGATCAGTACGCCGCTGTTTTCGGAGTAGTGCAGGTTATGCGACAGGTAGCTCGGCATATACGTGAGCAGCATGTAGTACGTCACGTTGGTGGCGGCGACGATACCGATGCAGGTCAGCAGGCTGCGCCAGTGCTTGGTGGCGATTTCCTTGAACGACACTTTGGGGCCGTGGGTCAGGCCCTCGCGGTCGCCTTGTTCGAGTTTGTCGACGTGCTGCTGGAACGCCGGGGTTTCTTCCAAGGCGTGGCGCAGGTACAGGCCGATCATGCCCAGGGGCAGGGCCAGGAAGAACGGCAGGCGCCAGCCCCAGGCTTCGAAGTCCGCTTCGCCGAGCACGCTGGAAATCAGCACCACCACGCCGGCACCGAGCACGAAACCGGCGATGGAGCCAAAGTCCAGCCAACTGCCGAGGAAGCCGCGCTTGCGATCCGGCGCGTATTCAGCGACGAAAATCGAGGCGCCGGTGTACTCACCGCCCACCGAGAAACCCTGGGCCATCTTGCACAGCAGCAACAGGATCGGCGCCCAGATGCCGATGGAGGCATACCCGGGGATCAGGCCGATGGCGAAGGTGCTCAGGGACATGATCACGATGGTGGCGGCGAGGACTTTCTGTCGCCCGTATTTATCACCCAGCGCGCCAAAGAACAGGCCGCCCAGGGGGCGAATCAGGAAGGGCACGGAGAAGGTGGCCAGTGCGGCGATCATTTGGACGCTGGGCGAGGCGTCGGGGAAAAACACCTTGCCGAGCACATAGGCGACAAACCCGTAGACGCCGAAGTCGAACCATTCCATGGCGTTACCCAGTGCGGCGGCGGTGATCGCCTTGCGCATCTTGGCATCGTCGACGATGGTGATGTCTTTCAAACCGATGGGTTTGACGCTTTTCTTACGTAATTTCATGCGGGCCACTCTAAAACTGAACAGGGGAGGTGCCATCGTTGCAATGGCACCGCTCTGTCAGTTCAGATACAACTGCATACGAAATAATTCACCACTATTTGTGTTTTTTTGCAGCGGTAACGGATTTTTGTGTTTAGCGGGCTTTTGTGGTGGATGGGGCCTGATGGGTGGGCAGGCCACGTAAGTTCGATTGGCAAAACAAATAACCCTGTGCACGGAAAAAAGGAGCCAATCAAATGCCACACTCACGCCTGGTCTATCGCAAGCCACACTCGGCGGATGTGCAGCGATTGTTCGCGATCTTCGGTGACCCGCAGACCAACCTCTTCAATCCCTCCGGCCCCATGCCTAACCTTGCCGCCGCCCAGCGCCTGCTCGACCACTGGCTGGAACAGTGGGCCACTCTGGGCTATGGCTGGTGGGCCATCGCTCATCGCAACGCACCGGAACACATCATCGGGTTTGGCGGCATCGCGCCGCTCAATTACCTCACGCAGCGGCGTATCAACCTGGGCTACCGTTTCGCCGTGCAAGCCTGGGGGCAGGGCTATGCCACCGAGGTGGCGCGTGATGCGCTGGTGCTAGCGTTTGAAAGCCTGGGGCTGCCCGAGGTGTTCGGTCTGGTGCGGCCGGACCACGCCGCGTCGATCCGGGTGCTGGAAAAGGTCGGCATGCAACCATTTGGCGTACTCGATGACGTGCCCGGCAAAGCGCCCAGCCTGGTGATGCGGGTTTGTCATCCTACAACTCGTCTCATCTGACACTTTTCACACCGGTGTGATACCCCACAAAAACCGCAATCTTTCAGATTGACAGCGCAAAGGGAGCCCGATATAAAAGTCACAGTTGTACGACGACATATGACGTTACATATGTCCTACCTAACAAAAATAAAAAGTGATGCCATGAACTTGAACGAGCCCATCAACGCCCACCGCGTTGGCCAGGCGGTAGGCAACTATCGCTGGACCATCTGCGCGATGCTGTTCTTCGCGACCACCGTCAACTACCTCGACCGCCAGGTGCTCAGCCTGCTGGCGCCGCAGTTGTCGACGCAATTTGGCTGGAGCAACACCGACTACGCCAACATTGCCGCGGTGTTCCAGTTTGTTTATGCGATTTCCATGCTGTTTGCCGGGCGCTTTGTCGACAAGATCGGCACCAAGGCCGCCTACGTCGTTGCGATTGGCATCTGGTCCACCGGCGCGATCATGCATGCGTTTGCGGTGCCGATGGGCGAGGGCATCGCGGCGGTCAGTGGGGCGATCGGGCTGGCAGTCATTCCGGTCTCGATTGCCGGCTTCATGCTGTCGCGCGCCGTGCTGGCGATTGGCGAGGCGGGTAACTTCCCGATTGCGATCAAGGCCACCGCCGAGTATTTCCCGAAGAAAGAACGCTCCCTGGCCACCGGTATTTTCAACTCCGGGGCCAACGTGGGCGCGATCCTGGCACCGATCTGCGTGCCGCTGATTGCCGGGATCTGGGGCTGGGAAGCGGCCTTTATGGTGATCGGCATGCTCGGCTTCGTGTGGGTGGCGATCTGGGCCGCTATCTATGAAAAGCCTGACCAGCAAAAGCGCCTGTCGGCCGAAGAGCTGGCCTATATCCGCAGCGACCAGACGGTGCAGCCGTTCACCCTGGCGCCTGCCGGCACGCCGGTGAAAAAAGTCTCGTGGTTCAAGCTGCTCACCTATCGTCAGACTTGGGCCTTTGCCTTCGGCAAGTTCATGACCGACGGCGTGTGGTGGTTCTTCCTGTTCTGGCTGCCCACCTACCTGTCGGCGCAATACGGCATGAAAGGCGCGGACATCGTGATGCCGCTGGCCGTGCTGTACAGCATGACCATGGTCGGCAGTATCGGCGGCGGCTGGTTCCCCAGCTACTTTATGGCCCGGGGTGATGCACCCTACGACGGCCGCATGAAAGCCATGCTGCTGATCGCACTGTTCCCGCTGGTGGTATTGCTGGCGCAGCCGTTGGGCTATATCAGCTTCTGGGTGCCGGTGCTGCTGATTGGTGTGGGCGCTTCCGCGCACCAGGCGTGGTCGTGCAACATTTTCACCACCGTTTCCGACATGTTCCCGCAAAAAACCGTGGCTTCGGTGGTCGGTATCGGCGGCATGGCGGGTGGCCTGGGTGGCGTGGTGATGACCAAGATCGGCGGCTGGGTGTTCGACTACTACAAGTCGATCAACGATATTCACACCGGCTACATGATCATGTTCGCGATCTGCGCCCTGGCCTACCTGGTGGCCTGGAGCGTGATGAAGACGCTGGTGCCGCGTCACAAGGAAATCACTGATTTGTAAGGCACAACCTCCCGCGCCGGGCAGCGCGGGAGGGCTTTTTAGAGTGTGCGGCTCCAGGTTTCGCTGATCAGTGATTTACCGAAGCTGACGGTGGGTTCTTCCTCCGTCAACTCGAACCCGGCTTTCTGATAGAGCTTGCGCGCATCGGTCAGGATGTTCACGGTCCACAGCAGCATGCTGCTGTAGCCGGCCTGCCGGGCAAACCGCAGGCATTCATCCACCAGGCGCTGGCCGATCCCCATGCCACGTGCGTTGGCGTCCACATAGAGCATGCGCAGCTTGGCGGTGCTGTCATCATGGCGCACCACAAATACCGAGCCCACCACTTCGCCGTCCTTCTCCGCGATCCAGCAGCGCTCGCACGCCGGGTCGAACTCGCGCAAATACTTGGCGACTATCTCTGCCACCAATGCTTCGAACTCCCAATTCCAACCATATTCACGGGCGTACAGCGCCGATTGCTGCTGCACCACCAGGCCCATATCGCCAGGTTGCGGGTCGCGCAGCAGGTAGCTCGGCGCGGTGCCTTGCAGCAGGGTCTGGATGCGTTTCATGGCGTCGGTCAGTTGGCGTTGCTGGGGTTCCGGCAGGCCGCCGAGCAGGGCGATGACTTCGTTCTGGGTTTGTTGCTCCAGTGGCGCCAACACGCTGCGGCCGAGGTCGCTGAGGTGTAACAGCACGGCACGCGCATCGGTGACGGAGCGGACTTTCTGGATCAGGCGCTTTTTCTCGAGCCCGCTGGTCAGCCGGCTCAGGTAACCCGCGTCCAGGCTGAGCATCTGGCACAGGTCGGCACTGGTCAGGTCGCCACGCGAAGACAGTTCGTACATCACGCGGATTTCTGTCAGGGAAAAATCGCTTTGCAGCAGGTGTTCCTGCAACACGCCGATCTGGTGGGTGTAAAAGCGATTGAAGCCGCGCACGATGCCGGCGCGTTCCACAAGCAGAGGGGTAGACATGGCGGATGCTCGAATGGTTGCCTGAGGCAATTATATTGTTGCCTCAGGCAAGCATGTCAACCATTTTGCTTAACGGTTACGCGTCACTCGCCAGACGGTATTGGCCAAGTCATCGGCAATGATCAGCGCGCCTTTGGGGTCCACTGTCACGCCCACCGGGCGGCCCCGGGTCTTGCCGTCGTCACCGCGAAACCCGGTGGCGAAATCAATCGGCTCACCGGACGGCTTGCCATTGCTGAACGGCACGAAGATCACCTTGTAGCCCACCGGGTTATCGCGGTTCCAGCTGCCGTGTTCGCCAACAAACACACCGTCGGCGAACGTGTCGCCCATGGCCGGGATGGAAAAGTCCACGCCCAGCGCCGCCACGTGGGAACCCAGGCTGTAATCCGGCTTGATCGCGGAGGCGACTTTGGCCGGGTTCTGCGGTTGGGCGCGTGGGTCGACGTTCTGGCCCCAATAGCTGTAGGGCCAGCCGTAGAAGGCGCCTTCGCGTACAGAAGTCAGGTAGTCCGGCACCAGGTCGGGGCCCAGTTCGTCACGTTCGTTGACCACCGTCCACAGTTGCCCGGTATCGGGTTGGATGGTCAGTGCGGTGGGGTTGCGCAGGCCGGTGGCATAGGGTTTGTGCGCGCCGGTGGTCGCGTCGATCTGCCAGACCATCGCCCGGTCGATTTCCACTTCCATGCCGCGTTCTGTGACGTTGCTGTTGGAGCCGATGCCCACATACAGCTGACGGCCATCGGCGCTCACGGCGAGGGACTTGGTCCAGTGGTGGTTGATCTGTGCGGGCAGGTCGGTGACCTTGGTCGGCGGGCCGCCGGCTTTGGTCTGGCCGTCGGCGTAGT
The genomic region above belongs to Pseudomonas poae and contains:
- a CDS encoding MFS transporter, with protein sequence MSTLTASPAATSSPPQVSPLVMRILGACALAHLINDLIQAVLPSIYPMLKANYGLTFTQVGLITLTFQLTASLLQPWIGYHTDRHPKPWLLPAGMVCTLVGILMLAFVGSFPAILLAAGLVGVGSSTFHPETSRVARLASGGRYGLAQSTFQVGGNTGSALGPLLAAAIIIPYGQSHIAWFGLFAVFAILVLYGLSRWYRNHLNLFKLKQGAKATHGLSKGRVTFALVVLALLVFSKYFYMTSLTSYFTFYLIEKFQLSVASSQMYLFLFLGAVAVGTFAGGPIGDKIGRKKVIWFSILGAAPFTLALPYVDLFWTAVLSVMIGFILASAFSAIVVFAQELVPGNVGMIAGIFFGLMFGFSGIGAALLGLLADSHGIAYVYQICSFLPLVGILTILLPSTKGV
- a CDS encoding GAF domain-containing protein encodes the protein MVPSVTYAQSLLSADERAAIAEIEATTSILQLVTRLTGMRFAGIAKFTDLEWVVCSVHDTVDMGIHVNDVLDLETTLCSEFCINPQTLFIPQVSQNGRFAARPVVKQYAIESYAGAPIFLPDGRLFGALCALDSRAMLFDDPNLPETLSLFARLIGCIFYANLTTGDQ
- a CDS encoding DUF2834 domain-containing protein produces the protein MHRPYIALAALLGFSLYTLATMLTAEQSLLAFGLELMSRPDTAQVVIDLYLMAVLGCVWMYRDARQRGRSAASVLPYLLLTAVFVSVGPLLYIVVNGFCGERACSRSATKRPQDPTPGSD
- a CDS encoding bifunctional helix-turn-helix transcriptional regulator/GNAT family N-acetyltransferase, translating into MSTPLLVERAGIVRGFNRFYTHQIGVLQEHLLQSDFSLTEIRVMYELSSRGDLTSADLCQMLSLDAGYLSRLTSGLEKKRLIQKVRSVTDARAVLLHLSDLGRSVLAPLEQQTQNEVIALLGGLPEPQQRQLTDAMKRIQTLLQGTAPSYLLRDPQPGDMGLVVQQQSALYAREYGWNWEFEALVAEIVAKYLREFDPACERCWIAEKDGEVVGSVFVVRHDDSTAKLRMLYVDANARGMGIGQRLVDECLRFARQAGYSSMLLWTVNILTDARKLYQKAGFELTEEEPTVSFGKSLISETWSRTL
- a CDS encoding helix-turn-helix transcriptional regulator, with the translated sequence MPVSRNSGGNHRKKGEMIKSLDKFLQEIDAGEWAVISSATDYPENWVIPEHSHEKHQLLYATEGVMVVHSAQNQWTVPPNRGFWMPSGHVHSLRCVGPLKMRSVFVRPDCFPNLPTETKAVSISPLLSELIKASVSLKPPYAEDSRDARIMHLILDELALLPALPLSLPQPADPRIHRICEAWQDDPGDASTVADWSERLALDQKTIQRLFRKETGMTFGQWRQQARLLLALERIAVGQKIIDVALELGYESPSAFTSMFKKQFGKTPSLFFR
- a CDS encoding amidase, with translation MMQVTEVSIAQLRAALETGQTTAVELVQAYLARIDAYDGALNAVVVRNPEALKEAEAADARRAKGETLGPLDGIPYTAKDSYLVKGLTAASGSPAFAKLVAQRDAFTIERLRAGGAICLGKTNMPPMANGGMQRGVYGRAESPYNADYLTAPFASGSSNGAGTATAASFAAFGLAEETWSSGRGPASNNGLCAYTPSRGVISVRGNWPLTPTMDVVVPYARTMADLLEVLDVVVADDPDTRGDLWRLQPWVPIPSAASVRPASYAELAVSAESLAGKRFGVPRMYINADPEAGTSEKPGIGGPTGQKINTRASVIDLWQAARQALEAAGAEVIEVDFPLVSNCEGDRPGAPTVFTRGLVSKQFLHDELWELSAWAFDDFLRANNDPALNRLADVDGPKIFPHDPGTLPNREDDLAAGMDEYVRMAERGITAWNEIHSVPDGLRGLEQTRRVDLEDWMDTLGLDAVLFPTVADVGPADADVNEASADIAWSNGVWVANGNLAIRHLGVPTVTVPMGVMADIGMPVGLTFAGRAYDDSALLRFAAAYEATGSKRLIPPRTPALPSE
- a CDS encoding MFS transporter, whose protein sequence is MNLNEPINAHRVGQAVGNYRWTICAMLFFATTVNYLDRQVLSLLAPQLSTQFGWSNTDYANIAAVFQFVYAISMLFAGRFVDKIGTKAAYVVAIGIWSTGAIMHAFAVPMGEGIAAVSGAIGLAVIPVSIAGFMLSRAVLAIGEAGNFPIAIKATAEYFPKKERSLATGIFNSGANVGAILAPICVPLIAGIWGWEAAFMVIGMLGFVWVAIWAAIYEKPDQQKRLSAEELAYIRSDQTVQPFTLAPAGTPVKKVSWFKLLTYRQTWAFAFGKFMTDGVWWFFLFWLPTYLSAQYGMKGADIVMPLAVLYSMTMVGSIGGGWFPSYFMARGDAPYDGRMKAMLLIALFPLVVLLAQPLGYISFWVPVLLIGVGASAHQAWSCNIFTTVSDMFPQKTVASVVGIGGMAGGLGGVVMTKIGGWVFDYYKSINDIHTGYMIMFAICALAYLVAWSVMKTLVPRHKEITDL
- a CDS encoding GNAT family N-acetyltransferase; the protein is MPHSRLVYRKPHSADVQRLFAIFGDPQTNLFNPSGPMPNLAAAQRLLDHWLEQWATLGYGWWAIAHRNAPEHIIGFGGIAPLNYLTQRRINLGYRFAVQAWGQGYATEVARDALVLAFESLGLPEVFGLVRPDHAASIRVLEKVGMQPFGVLDDVPGKAPSLVMRVCHPTTRLI
- the proP gene encoding glycine betaine/L-proline transporter ProP, which produces MKLRKKSVKPIGLKDITIVDDAKMRKAITAAALGNAMEWFDFGVYGFVAYVLGKVFFPDASPSVQMIAALATFSVPFLIRPLGGLFFGALGDKYGRQKVLAATIVIMSLSTFAIGLIPGYASIGIWAPILLLLCKMAQGFSVGGEYTGASIFVAEYAPDRKRGFLGSWLDFGSIAGFVLGAGVVVLISSVLGEADFEAWGWRLPFFLALPLGMIGLYLRHALEETPAFQQHVDKLEQGDREGLTHGPKVSFKEIATKHWRSLLTCIGIVAATNVTYYMLLTYMPSYLSHNLHYSENSGVLIIIAIMVGMLFVQPFIGFVSDKIGRKPFIIAGSIGLLFLAIPAFMLITSGKTGLIFAGLLILAVILNFFIGVMASTLPAMFPTHLRYSALASAFNISVLVAGVTPTAVAWLVESTNDLFMPAYYLMVFAVIGLITGLTMKETANKPLRGAAPAASDMEEAKELLQEHHDNIEQKIEDIDAEIAALEAKRQNLVQQHPRIN